From a single Methanomicrobia archaeon genomic region:
- a CDS encoding LysE family transporter produces MDLIASPFIIGASLIGIGFFTGLSGALIPGPMLAYVVSDTLKKGALSGPLTVLGHVFVELLLIVALVLGLGLTSYFLDYKSWIYVLGGIALILMAVVVIKESGRARSELEQGGIDKGIRLRGVKYAYNSSIVGGVLFTAFNPAFIPWWVTIGYPLLLKGFEWLALTGIALVSVGHFLSDLTWYSFVSYSFSKSSKFFVGKRYEVILLLLALFVIVLGALFVINGLTGLF; encoded by the coding sequence ATGGATCTTATCGCTTCACCGTTTATTATCGGAGCATCGCTGATAGGAATAGGCTTTTTTACCGGTCTGAGCGGAGCATTGATACCCGGACCAATGCTGGCTTACGTCGTGTCCGATACATTGAAGAAAGGTGCGTTATCAGGGCCCCTTACCGTGCTTGGACATGTCTTCGTGGAACTTCTGCTCATCGTTGCACTGGTGTTAGGGCTCGGGTTGACGAGCTATTTCCTCGATTACAAATCGTGGATATACGTACTAGGCGGAATTGCACTCATTTTGATGGCGGTAGTGGTGATTAAAGAGTCGGGGCGGGCGAGATCCGAGCTGGAACAGGGAGGTATCGATAAGGGGATACGATTGCGCGGCGTGAAGTATGCGTATAACAGTTCCATTGTAGGCGGCGTGCTCTTCACTGCGTTTAATCCCGCTTTTATCCCCTGGTGGGTGACCATAGGCTACCCGCTCTTGTTAAAGGGATTTGAATGGCTCGCACTGACCGGAATAGCGTTAGTGAGCGTCGGGCATTTCCTCTCTGATTTGACCTGGTATTCCTTTGTCTCTTATTCCTTCTCAAAGAGCTCGAAATTCTTCGTGGGCAAGCGCTACGAAGTGATATTACTGCTTTTAGCGCTCTTTGTTATCGTGTTGGGCGCACTCTTCGTTATTAATGGTTTAACCGGGTTATTTTGA